A region from the Saccharomonospora azurea NA-128 genome encodes:
- a CDS encoding class I SAM-dependent methyltransferase — protein sequence MTDNVGTDPQYDGFADEFLDHARDGFYNAYVDRPACLDLLGDVDGRTVLDAACGPGLYAEELVARGARLLGLDQSPRMIELCHRRVPSGDFRVHELAEPLHWLPDASVDLILFALAMEYVDDRPAMLREFRRVLRPGGALVLSRLHPTGDWLRHGGSYFDVRVVEEVWSQGWRVRYWLAPLERTCDELADAGFLIERLREPRPRPDAAAVDPRRYERLSREPTGFLAIRAVPRPGD from the coding sequence GTGACCGACAACGTGGGGACCGACCCGCAGTACGACGGGTTCGCCGACGAATTCCTCGACCACGCCCGTGACGGCTTCTACAACGCCTACGTCGACCGGCCGGCCTGCCTTGACCTGCTGGGCGACGTCGACGGGCGCACCGTTCTCGACGCGGCGTGTGGTCCGGGCCTGTACGCCGAGGAGCTGGTGGCGCGGGGCGCCCGGCTGCTCGGGCTGGACCAGAGCCCGCGCATGATCGAACTGTGCCACCGACGCGTCCCCTCGGGCGACTTCCGCGTCCACGAGCTGGCGGAGCCACTGCACTGGCTGCCGGACGCCTCGGTGGACCTGATCCTCTTCGCACTCGCGATGGAGTACGTCGACGATCGGCCGGCGATGTTGCGGGAGTTCCGGCGGGTGCTGCGTCCGGGCGGAGCCCTCGTACTGTCGCGGCTGCACCCCACGGGCGACTGGTTGCGACACGGCGGCAGCTACTTCGACGTGCGGGTCGTCGAGGAGGTGTGGAGCCAGGGCTGGCGGGTTCGGTACTGGCTGGCGCCGCTGGAGCGCACGTGCGACGAGTTGGCCGACGCGGGTTTCCTCATCGAGAGGCTCCGGGAACCGCGACCGCGACCCGACGCCGCCGCCGTCGACCCCCGCCGCTACGAGCGCTTGAGCCGTGAGCCGACCGGATTCCTGGCCATCAGAGCGGTTCCGCGTCCAGGCGACTGA